Proteins from a genomic interval of Schistosoma mansoni strain Puerto Rico chromosome 6, complete genome:
- a CDS encoding putative ATP synthase mitochondrial F1 complex assembly factor 2 → MPLTTLCNRALDTPADEHDILVNTIMQYADTDTICFRCQEPDDLVKVQSLSWDPIINWVNKHYQIKPIITDSMTSLAKLSPLDKEKLTRYFNSYNIWGLTGIKSCVENLKSVYLTLAMLDGYCSAARAVELSQIEMLFQVNRWGDVPSYHDVENADLNARVSAALFLALLSHHQRDIKVKTSIR, encoded by the exons ATGCCTTTA ACAACATTGTGCAATCGAGCTTTGGATACTCCAGCTGATGAACATGATATCTTAGTCAATACTATCATGCAGTATGCTGATACTGATACAATCTG TTTCAGATGTCAAGAACCAGATGATTTAGTTAAAGTGCAATCTCTTTCATGGGATCCTATTATTAATTGGGTTAACAAACATTATCAAATTAAACCAATCATAACTGATAGTATGACTTCATTGGCTAAACTATCTCCTTTGGATAAAGAGAAATTAACACGTTATTTTAACAGTTATAATATATGGGGTCTTACTG GTATAAAATCATGTGTTGAAAACTTGAAATCAGTTTATCTTACATTAGCTATGCTGGATGGGTATTGTTCAGCTGCAAGAGCTGTTGAATTAAGTCAAATAGAAATGTTATTTCAG GTTAATCGATGGGGAGATGTCCCTTCTTATCATGATGTTGAGAATGCTGATCTTAATGCACGTGTTTCCGCTGCTCTCTTTTTAGCTTTACTCAGTCATCATCAACGTGATATAAAAGTAAAAACAAGTATAAGATGA
- a CDS encoding coproporphyrinogen oxidase encodes MSHFRTQRYFRCCVYALGASAFFVGSRWALADTGIVGLINKPFSVSCASVPFVTKFPEINLKNWMCLPVSSVDQLQLSDECYRSKMEVLCMELQGRLCKEIEKIDRKAKFKVDKWERRAGGGGISCVLENGDVFEKAGVNISVISGNLSGQAVKEMRARHNEIDPNKECKFFACGISSVIHPLNPYVPTTHFNFRYFEVDLGNNRKCWWYGGGADLTPYYLFNEDAKHFHEQLKLACDQHDELFYPRFKKWCDNYFYLTHRGETRGIGGIFFDDLEDTSQEKVFSFVKSCAEAIIPAYLPIVEKRRHLKYTNKEREWQLVRRGRYVEFNLIYDRGTKFGLATPEARIESILMSLPRYAQWNYCYDSSQDPRNQSLIEVLKNPKEWV; translated from the exons ATGAGTCATTTTAGAACCCAGCGGTACTTTAGATGTTGTGTTTATGCACTAGG TGCTTCAGCCTTCTTTGTTGGAAGTCGATGGGCTCTTGCTGACACCGGTATTGTGGGCCTAATTAATAAACCCTTCTCGGTTTCCTGTGCTAGTGTACCATTTGTTACCAAGTTtcctgaaataaatttgaaaaactgGATGTGTTTACCTGTTTCTTCAGTTGACCAGTTACAG TTAAGTGATGAATGTTATCGCTCAAAAATGGAAGTGTTGTGCATGGAACTTCAG GGTCGCTTGTGTAAGGAAATTGAGAAGATTGATCGGAAAGCCAAGTTTAAAGTGGACAAATGGGAACGTCGTGCT GGTGGTGGCGGAATTTCATGTGTTCTAGAGAATGGTGATGTTTTTGAAAAGGCTGGTGTAAACATCAGTGTGATAAGTGGGAACCTTAGCGGTCAAGCTGTGAAAGAAATGCGTGCAAG ACACAATGAAATTGATCCCAATAAAGAGTGCAAATTTTTCGCTTGTGGTATAAGTTCAGTTATTCATCCa CTTAATCCATATGTCCCTACAACGCATTTTAATTTCCGTTATTTCGAAGTTGATTTGGGTAATAATCGTAAATGTTGGTGGTATGGTGGTGGAGCAGATTTAACTCCATACTATTTATTTAATGAAGATGCTAAACACTTTCATGAACAATTAAAATTAGCTTGTGATCAACATGATGAATTGTTTTATCCGCGTTTTAAAAAATGGTGTGATAATTATTTCTATCTGACACATCGAG GTGAGACACGTGGTATTGGTGGAATATTTTTCGATGATTTAGAAGATACTTCACAAGAAAAAGTATTCAGTTTTGTAAAA TCATGTGCTGAAGCAATTATTCCAGCTTATCTGCCAATTGTTGAAAAGCGAAGACATTTAAAGTATACTAATAAAGAACG TGAATGGCAGTTGGTAAGACGTGGACGTTATGTTGAATTCAATTTAATCTATGATCGTGGAACTAAATTTGGTTTAGCTACCCCCGAAGCTCGTATTGAAAGTATTCTAATGTCTTTACCACGTTATGCT